In Vitis riparia cultivar Riparia Gloire de Montpellier isolate 1030 chromosome 19, EGFV_Vit.rip_1.0, whole genome shotgun sequence, the following proteins share a genomic window:
- the LOC117908523 gene encoding LOW QUALITY PROTEIN: structural maintenance of chromosomes protein 2-1 (The sequence of the model RefSeq protein was modified relative to this genomic sequence to represent the inferred CDS: inserted 2 bases in 2 codons; substituted 1 base at 1 genomic stop codon), translating to MYIKDICLEGFKSYATRTVVPGFDPYFNAITGLNGSGXSNILESICFVLGLPICSRSASNLQELVHKQGQAGVTKATVSVVFDNSDRSRSPLGYQDCPDITVTRQIVVGGRNKYLINGHLAQPSRVQNLFYSVQLNVNNPHFLIMQGRITKVLNMKPPEILSILEEVAGTRMYDTKKEAALKTLEKKQSKVDEIDKLLDQEILPALEKLRKEWMQDMQWANGNAELHQLKRFCIAYEFVQAEKIRDSAVSGVEQVKMKLADIEDGHKRMPVEIQEMETQVSNLTAEKEASMGGEVKVLSENVDALSRELVKQASVLKNQEDTLRSEKENAEKVTGRFEDLKVCXREASAVKRAENGAADLKQRAEGLSKNLEECEKEYVVHTMILAGKSSGSEEKCLEDQLADAQVTVRSAETELKQLNTKITHCEKELKEKTNELIAKCEEAVSVENELNVRRKDVENIKMALESLTYKEGQMEASQKERALELDVVQKLKDETRIVSAQLRNVQFTYRDPVKNFDRSRVKGVXAKLIKVKDSSTMTAL from the exons ATGTACATAAAGGACATCTGCTTGGAGGGCTTCAAATCCTACGCCACTCGCACGGTCGTCCCTGGCTTCGATCCCTACTTCAATGCCATCACGGGCCTTAATGGTTCCG AGTCCAACATTCTTGAATCCATTTGCTTTGTGTTGGGATTACCAATTTGCAGCAGGTCCGCTTCCAATCTCCAGGAGCTGGTCCATAAGCAAGGCCAAGCTGGGGTTACTAAGGCCACCGTGTCGGTGGTGTTCGATAATTCTGATAGGAGTCGGAGTCCGCTCGGCTACCAGGATTGTCCAGATATTACGGTAACACGGCAG ATTGTGGTTGGTGGAAGGAACAAATACCTGATAAATGGACACCTTGCCCAGCCTAGTCGAGTTCAAAATCTTTTCTACTCTGTACAGCTCAATGTTAACAACCCACATTTTCTCATAATGCAAGGGCGCATCACCAAGGTCTTAAACATGAAACCTCCTGAGATATTATCTATCCTTGAAGAGGTTGCTGGGACAAGAATGTATGACACAAAGAAAGAGGCTGCTCTGAAAACACTTGAGAAGAAGCAGAGCAAAGTTGATGAGATTGATAAGCTTCTTGACCAGGAGATATTGCCTGCTTTGGAGAAGTTGAGGAAAGAATGGATGCAGGATATGCAATGGGCTAATGGCAATGCAGAATTACATCAACTTAAAAGGTTCTGCATTGCCTATGAATTTGTTCAAGCAGAGAAGATTAGGGACAGTGCAGTCTCTGGGGTTGAACAAGTAAAGATGAAGCTTGCTGATATTGAAGACGGTCACAAAAGGATGCCGGTGGAAATACAGGAAATGGAGACACAAGTGTCAAACTTGACTGCTGAAAAGGAGGCAAGTATGGGTGGAGAGGTAAAAGTTTTATCAGAGAATGTAGATGCTCTTTCTCGTGAGCTTGTGAAGCAAGCATCAGTactgaaaaatcaagaagacaCTCTCAGGAGTGAAAAAGAGAATGCTGAAAAGGTAACTGGA AGGTTTGAAGATTTAAAAGTCTGTTGAAGAGAGGCCTCTGCTGTCAAAAGGGCTGAAAATGGGGCAGCTGATCTAAAACAAAGAGCTGAGGGACTTTCTAAGAATTTGGAAGAGTGTGAAAAAGA ATATGTTGTACATACCATGATACTAGCTGGTAAGAGCAGTGGAAGTGAGGAAAAATGCCTTGAAGATCAACTAGCTGATGCACAAGTAACAGTTAGAAGTGCAGAAACAGAATTGAAACAACTCAACACAAAAATAACTCATTGTGAAAAAGAgctgaaagagaaaacaaatgaGTTAATAGCTAAGTGTGAAGAAGCTGTTTCTGTTGAGAATGAGCTTAATGTGAGGAGAAAGGATGTGGAAAATATCAAAATGGCATTGGAATCTCTTACATACAAAGAAGGTCAGATGGAAGCATCACAAAAG GAACGTGCTCTTGAGCTGGACGTGGTGCAGAAGTTAAAAGATGAGACAAGGATTGTTTCTGCTCAACTGAGAAATGTTCAGTTTACATACCGTGACCCAGTGAAGAATTTTGATAGGTCAAGGGTGAAAGGTG GTGCAAAACTAATCAAAGTGAAGGATAGCTCCACAATGACTGCCTTATAG